A portion of the Thunnus albacares chromosome 23, fThuAlb1.1, whole genome shotgun sequence genome contains these proteins:
- the bcat1 gene encoding branched-chain-amino-acid aminotransferase, cytosolic isoform X2: MATFQSDVSPALKGSSATPMADNSIPSFKASDLVIQLSSTLKAKSEVFAFGTVFTDHMLTIEWSATEGWQAPFIKPFGNLSLNPACSSLHYGIQLFEGLKAYRGDDNRLRLFRPMLNMNRMANSAKRACLPAFDQSELLECIRRLVEIDQDWVPQSDSASVYIRPTFISTEPSLGVKKPARALLYVILCQVGAYFNTDAKGLSLWADPKYTRAWKGGTGDCKMGGNYGCSLFAQYEAVDYGCQQVLWLYGEDHQITEAGTMNIFLYWINEDGEEELATPPLDGIILPGVTRRSILELTRKWGEFKVTERYLTMSQLCCALKQQRVKEMFGSGTACMVCPIGHIVYQGENLHIPCQEENSQLASRIAKELTDIQYGRTSSDWTFLV; the protein is encoded by the exons ATGGCGACCTTTCAGTCAGACGTCTCTCCTGCTCTGAAG GGAAGCAGCGCCACCCCAATGGCTGACAACAGCATTCCAAGCTTCAAG GCAAGTGACCTGGTGATCCAGCTGTCCTCCACTCTGAAGGCCAAATCGGAGGTGTTTGCCTTCGGGACGGTCTTCACTGACCACATGCTGACCATAGAGTGGAGTGCAACTGAGGGTTGGCAGGCTCCATTCATCAAGCCATTTGGGAACCTGTCACTTAATCCGGCCTGTTCGTCACTACACTATGGCATACAG CTGTTTGAAGGGTTGAAGGCGTACCGCGGGGATGACAACAGACTGCGTCTCTTCAGACCGATGCTCAACATGAACCGCATGGCCAACTCTGCCAAGAGAGCTTGTCTACCT gCCTTTGATCAGTCAGAGTTGCTGGAGTGCATCAGGAGACTTGTAGAGATTGACCAGGACTGGGTTCCTCAGTCAGACTCAGCCAGTGTGTACATCAGACCGACATTTATCAGCACTGAG CCATCTCTGGGTGTAAAGAAGCCTGCTCGTGCCTTGCTGTATGTGATCTTGTGTCAAGTGGGCGCTTACTTCAACACCGATGCAAAGGGCCTCTCCTTGTGGGCCGACCCAAAGTACACGCGGGCCTGGAAAGGAGGAACTGGAGACTGCAAAATGGGAGG GAACTACGGATGCTCTCTGTTTGCCCAGTATGAAGCAGTGGATTATGGGTGTCAGCAGGTGCTGTGGCTGTATGGAGAGGATCACCAGATCACTGAGGCAGGAACCATGAACATCTTCCTGTACTGGATCAATGAGGATGGAG AGGAGGAGCTTGCAACACCACCTCTTGATGGCATCATCCTCCCAGGTGTTACCCGGAGGAGCATCCTGGAACTAACCAGGAAATGG GGTGAATTCAAGGTGACGGAGCGTTACCTGACCATGAGCCAGCTGTGCTGCGCTCTGAAGCAGCAGCGGGTCAAAGAGATGTTTGGCTCCGGCACTGCCTGCATGGTCTGCCCTATTGGACACATTGTGTATCAGGGAGAG
- the bcat1 gene encoding branched-chain-amino-acid aminotransferase, cytosolic isoform X1 produces MIQASLLHKTLRLSLNCHYFLSCCLLYLHQASDLVIQLSSTLKAKSEVFAFGTVFTDHMLTIEWSATEGWQAPFIKPFGNLSLNPACSSLHYGIQLFEGLKAYRGDDNRLRLFRPMLNMNRMANSAKRACLPAFDQSELLECIRRLVEIDQDWVPQSDSASVYIRPTFISTEPSLGVKKPARALLYVILCQVGAYFNTDAKGLSLWADPKYTRAWKGGTGDCKMGGNYGCSLFAQYEAVDYGCQQVLWLYGEDHQITEAGTMNIFLYWINEDGEEELATPPLDGIILPGVTRRSILELTRKWGEFKVTERYLTMSQLCCALKQQRVKEMFGSGTACMVCPIGHIVYQGENLHIPCQEENSQLASRIAKELTDIQYGRTSSDWTFLV; encoded by the exons atgatacaGGCTTCATTATTGCATAAAACACTCAGACTCAGTCTGAATTGTCACTATTTCCTCTCCTGTTGTCTTCTGTATTTGCACCAGGCAAGTGACCTGGTGATCCAGCTGTCCTCCACTCTGAAGGCCAAATCGGAGGTGTTTGCCTTCGGGACGGTCTTCACTGACCACATGCTGACCATAGAGTGGAGTGCAACTGAGGGTTGGCAGGCTCCATTCATCAAGCCATTTGGGAACCTGTCACTTAATCCGGCCTGTTCGTCACTACACTATGGCATACAG CTGTTTGAAGGGTTGAAGGCGTACCGCGGGGATGACAACAGACTGCGTCTCTTCAGACCGATGCTCAACATGAACCGCATGGCCAACTCTGCCAAGAGAGCTTGTCTACCT gCCTTTGATCAGTCAGAGTTGCTGGAGTGCATCAGGAGACTTGTAGAGATTGACCAGGACTGGGTTCCTCAGTCAGACTCAGCCAGTGTGTACATCAGACCGACATTTATCAGCACTGAG CCATCTCTGGGTGTAAAGAAGCCTGCTCGTGCCTTGCTGTATGTGATCTTGTGTCAAGTGGGCGCTTACTTCAACACCGATGCAAAGGGCCTCTCCTTGTGGGCCGACCCAAAGTACACGCGGGCCTGGAAAGGAGGAACTGGAGACTGCAAAATGGGAGG GAACTACGGATGCTCTCTGTTTGCCCAGTATGAAGCAGTGGATTATGGGTGTCAGCAGGTGCTGTGGCTGTATGGAGAGGATCACCAGATCACTGAGGCAGGAACCATGAACATCTTCCTGTACTGGATCAATGAGGATGGAG AGGAGGAGCTTGCAACACCACCTCTTGATGGCATCATCCTCCCAGGTGTTACCCGGAGGAGCATCCTGGAACTAACCAGGAAATGG GGTGAATTCAAGGTGACGGAGCGTTACCTGACCATGAGCCAGCTGTGCTGCGCTCTGAAGCAGCAGCGGGTCAAAGAGATGTTTGGCTCCGGCACTGCCTGCATGGTCTGCCCTATTGGACACATTGTGTATCAGGGAGAG